One Anaerolineae bacterium genomic window carries:
- a CDS encoding tetratricopeptide repeat protein yields VNTAPYVYHLNNLLRWGLGWALGIAGLAGVLAALVHLVWAVIRRPAGETAGLWERVQAVTREPARWGLFLVLAWALPYFFQVGGYEVKFVRYMVPLVPFLCLLAAWLMVRLADAAGQLAERLPATAWGRAHLPRLGAEGALEGRRWHAAAGGLVIALVLVPTLLWALAFMSVYARPHTWYQASRWIYANVPDGAALSEEIWDDSLPVSLPAEGESPGRHGYRHVAMNMYHDMPPEEKLQHIAGVLHQVDYVVLTTPRLYGSIRRLPWRYPVEIRYYELLFQGRLGFELAYSATSYPRLWGKEFPDDAADESFSVYDHPKVLIFRKVRDLSEEEFRSLFAGALQSTPLVRRDVKEPPAELPVPAYRKSLMLDRPVDELPAVHDWAWNPLANAGTLPAVLVWLVVLMLVGLAGWPLAALLFPDMPGRGYGLARVLGLLAVAYFCWLAASLRLWKYTTGAAWLSLALLFAIGWLLFRRRRLDVRELWRRHRQEVLLSEAAFLAGFGVFLLLRLLNPDLWHPLRGGEKPMEFGFLNAILRSAWMPPYDPFFSDGYINYYYYGLFAVSTLIKLAGVRPSIGFNLLIPTLAGLTTSGAFVLGWALTGRRRFGAAAAGFVALIGNLAGAFPIRGYGGLPEVGQALRSLADEHLRGSLAGILQGLARWIAGAPLPLRTDWFWDASRAHGVYENTITEFPFFSFLFADLHPHVISLPFAILLIALLVSLVRSVKKGEPADDLPLALALPVTAWVLGTMAVNNMWDFPVYLLLTAGALLLAHWAADARFAGLRLPEAVLAAGLGAGLLGAAGLALYAPFFTYFQAFVRGLGQVTYPTEANYYLGMFGFFLYPLAGLAAGMALARLWRWWQAESRRRAVPALPAESVIGHGALYLEEELDEFYEAVSDGRLAPASQGLAEAPETEARPPAFRFSAWWAAGLAVPVISAALLPLMYGRLNGLQILTFIIIGELVLGALWLVTRHDLPIEERLSALLMLMGLLVCLGVEIVYVRDHLGGTYYRMNTIFKFYMQAWVLMGLGSAGVLAMVVRRLAGRAPLLRGAWWAGFSILLALSLVYPVFASYARVHDRFPVAPPIGTLDGQAYMGTAEYIWEGHPIFMAPDYDAIRWLEEHIEGTPIILQAPWEFYRANGVRIAWNTGFPTVINPLHENEQRYPELIPEREQDVHRIYSELDPNAILPLLRQYHVGYIYVGPFERAVYPAAGLAKFAGLVGSVLDLVYDSGEVQIYAVRRQELGTAAPAAVPLVVPTVSPEQEARRVEAELERLRRLADANPSDAGLQFELGNRLRQLGRYEEAVEVFRRSLQHHPEDVAMYHTLGDTYQEMGRPDDALQQYQAAVNAAPQNPAAYNKLGMALRDRGRLPEAEAAFRQAIAVAPEFAEAYYHLGEVLEEMGRRDEAGELYRRLVELAPQSDWGARAAERLRALGQAEQ; encoded by the coding sequence GTCTCTGGGAGAGGGTACAGGCGGTGACGAGGGAGCCGGCGCGCTGGGGGCTGTTCCTGGTGCTGGCCTGGGCACTGCCCTATTTCTTCCAGGTGGGCGGCTATGAGGTCAAGTTCGTGCGCTACATGGTGCCGCTGGTGCCGTTCCTCTGCCTGCTGGCGGCCTGGCTGATGGTGAGGCTGGCGGATGCGGCCGGCCAGCTCGCTGAACGCCTGCCGGCGACGGCCTGGGGCCGCGCCCATTTGCCCCGCCTGGGGGCCGAAGGAGCGCTGGAAGGCCGGCGCTGGCATGCCGCCGCCGGCGGATTGGTCATCGCCCTGGTGCTGGTGCCCACCCTGCTTTGGGCGCTGGCCTTTATGAGCGTGTATGCCCGCCCCCATACCTGGTACCAGGCCTCCCGCTGGATATATGCTAATGTCCCGGACGGCGCGGCGCTCAGCGAGGAAATCTGGGATGATTCCCTGCCGGTGAGCCTGCCGGCGGAGGGGGAAAGCCCCGGCCGGCACGGCTACCGCCATGTGGCGATGAACATGTACCACGACATGCCGCCGGAGGAGAAGCTCCAGCACATCGCCGGCGTGCTCCACCAGGTCGACTACGTGGTGCTGACGACGCCGCGGCTGTACGGCTCCATCCGCCGGCTCCCCTGGCGCTATCCGGTGGAGATCCGCTATTACGAACTGTTGTTCCAGGGCCGGCTGGGGTTCGAGCTGGCCTATTCCGCGACCTCCTACCCGCGGCTGTGGGGGAAAGAGTTCCCCGATGACGCCGCCGACGAGAGCTTCAGCGTCTACGACCATCCCAAGGTGCTGATCTTTCGCAAGGTGCGCGACCTGAGCGAGGAGGAGTTCCGCTCCCTCTTCGCCGGCGCGCTCCAATCCACCCCGCTGGTGCGGCGAGACGTGAAGGAGCCGCCGGCCGAACTGCCGGTGCCGGCCTACCGCAAATCCCTGATGCTGGACCGGCCGGTGGATGAACTGCCGGCGGTGCACGATTGGGCGTGGAACCCGCTGGCCAATGCCGGCACCCTGCCGGCGGTGCTGGTCTGGCTGGTCGTGCTGATGCTGGTGGGGCTGGCCGGCTGGCCGCTGGCGGCCCTGCTCTTCCCGGATATGCCCGGGCGCGGATACGGCCTGGCGCGGGTCTTGGGCCTACTGGCAGTGGCCTACTTCTGCTGGCTGGCCGCCAGCCTGCGGCTGTGGAAGTACACGACCGGCGCGGCCTGGCTCTCGCTCGCCCTCCTGTTCGCCATCGGATGGCTGTTGTTCCGCCGGCGCCGGCTGGACGTGCGGGAACTGTGGCGCCGGCACCGGCAGGAGGTCCTGCTCAGCGAGGCGGCCTTCCTGGCCGGCTTCGGCGTGTTCCTGCTCCTGCGCCTGCTCAATCCTGACCTGTGGCATCCCCTGCGGGGCGGCGAAAAGCCGATGGAGTTCGGCTTCCTGAACGCCATCCTGCGCAGTGCCTGGATGCCGCCGTACGACCCCTTCTTCTCCGACGGCTATATCAACTATTACTATTACGGCCTGTTCGCCGTCTCGACGCTGATCAAACTGGCCGGCGTGCGCCCCTCCATCGGTTTCAACCTGCTCATCCCCACATTGGCCGGCCTGACGACGAGCGGAGCCTTCGTGCTGGGATGGGCACTGACGGGCCGGCGGCGTTTCGGGGCGGCCGCGGCCGGTTTTGTCGCGCTCATCGGCAACCTGGCCGGCGCCTTCCCCATCCGCGGCTACGGCGGACTGCCGGAGGTCGGGCAGGCCCTGCGGAGCCTGGCGGATGAGCATCTACGTGGAAGCCTGGCCGGCATCCTGCAGGGATTGGCGCGCTGGATCGCCGGCGCTCCTCTGCCCCTGCGCACCGACTGGTTCTGGGATGCCTCGCGCGCCCACGGCGTCTATGAGAACACCATCACCGAGTTCCCCTTTTTCAGCTTCTTGTTCGCGGATCTGCATCCGCATGTCATCAGCCTGCCCTTTGCCATCCTGCTGATCGCCCTGCTGGTGAGCCTGGTGCGCTCCGTCAAGAAGGGGGAGCCGGCGGATGACCTGCCGCTGGCCCTGGCTCTGCCAGTCACGGCCTGGGTGCTGGGCACCATGGCGGTCAACAATATGTGGGATTTCCCGGTCTACCTGTTGCTGACCGCCGGCGCCTTGCTCCTGGCGCACTGGGCCGCCGATGCGCGCTTCGCCGGCCTGCGCCTTCCCGAAGCCGTCCTCGCCGCCGGGTTGGGCGCCGGCCTGCTGGGAGCGGCGGGGCTGGCTCTGTACGCGCCCTTCTTCACCTATTTCCAGGCCTTCGTGCGCGGCCTGGGACAGGTTACGTATCCCACCGAGGCCAATTATTACCTGGGCATGTTCGGGTTCTTCCTGTATCCGCTGGCGGGGCTGGCGGCCGGCATGGCACTGGCGCGGCTCTGGCGCTGGTGGCAGGCGGAGAGCCGAAGACGTGCTGTACCGGCCCTGCCGGCGGAGAGCGTCATCGGCCACGGGGCGCTGTACTTGGAGGAAGAGCTGGACGAGTTCTACGAGGCGGTCTCGGACGGCCGGTTGGCCCCGGCCAGCCAGGGACTGGCAGAAGCGCCGGAGACCGAGGCTCGCCCGCCGGCGTTCCGCTTCTCCGCATGGTGGGCGGCAGGGCTGGCGGTGCCGGTGATCTCCGCCGCCCTGCTCCCGCTGATGTATGGCCGGCTCAACGGCTTACAAATCCTCACGTTCATCATCATCGGCGAGCTGGTGCTGGGGGCGCTGTGGCTGGTGACGCGGCACGATCTGCCCATCGAGGAGCGGCTGTCGGCACTGCTGATGCTGATGGGCCTGCTGGTATGCCTGGGGGTGGAGATCGTCTATGTGCGCGATCATCTGGGCGGCACCTACTACCGCATGAACACCATCTTCAAGTTTTACATGCAGGCCTGGGTACTGATGGGGCTTGGGAGCGCCGGCGTCCTGGCGATGGTGGTGCGCCGGCTGGCCGGCCGTGCGCCGCTCCTGCGGGGGGCCTGGTGGGCCGGCTTCAGCATCCTCCTGGCGCTCTCCCTGGTCTACCCGGTCTTCGCATCCTATGCCCGGGTGCATGACCGCTTCCCCGTTGCCCCGCCCATCGGCACACTGGACGGCCAAGCCTATATGGGGACGGCGGAGTATATCTGGGAAGGACATCCCATCTTTATGGCGCCGGACTATGATGCCATCCGCTGGCTGGAGGAACATATCGAGGGCACGCCGATCATCCTGCAGGCGCCGTGGGAATTCTACCGCGCCAACGGCGTGCGCATTGCCTGGAACACGGGCTTCCCGACGGTCATCAATCCCCTGCATGAGAACGAACAGCGCTACCCGGAGCTGATTCCAGAGCGGGAGCAGGACGTGCACCGCATCTACAGCGAGCTGGACCCGAACGCCATCCTGCCCCTGCTGCGCCAATATCATGTGGGATATATATACGTCGGCCCCTTTGAGCGGGCGGTATATCCCGCGGCAGGGCTGGCCAAGTTCGCCGGCCTGGTCGGCTCCGTGCTCGACCTGGTCTATGACAGCGGCGAGGTGCAGATTTACGCCGTGCGCCGGCAGGAACTGGGGACGGCCGCGCCGGCCGCCGTCCCGCTGGTCGTGCCCACGGTCTCGCCCGAGCAAGAGGCGCGGCGCGTCGAGGCGGAGCTGGAGCGCCTGCGCCGGCTGGCCGACGCCAACCCGTCCGACGCCGGCCTGCAGTTCGAGCTGGGCAACCGCCTGCGACAGCTCGGCCGGTATGAGGAGGCGGTGGAGGTTTTCCGCCGCTCGCTCCAGCATCATCCCGAGGATGTGGCGATGTACCACACTCTTGGAGACACGTACCAGGAGATGGGCCGGCCGGACGATGCCCTCCAGCAGTATCAGGCCGCGGTGAACGCCGCGCCGCAGAACCCGGCGGCCTACAATAAGCTGGGTATGGCCCTGCGCGATAGGGGACGACTCCCCGAAGCAGAGGCGGCTTTCCGCCAGGCCATTGCGGTGGCGCCGGAATTTGCCGAGGCCTATTACCATCTGGGGGAGGTGCTGGAGGAGATGGGGCGCCGGGATGAGGCCGGCGAGCTTTACCGCCGGCTGGTAGAGCTGGCCCCGCAGAGCGACTGGGGAGCGCGCGCTGCGGAGCGGCTGAGGGCATTGGGGCAGGCAGAGCAGTAG
- the ndhC gene encoding NADH-quinone oxidoreductase subunit A: MPIDYLPILILVIFATGFAAIALIVPMFIGPRKPAKNKLYTYEAGKIPFGSPWEKRISIKYYVTAMLFLLFDVEVLFLYPWAVVLKQLKLFGLIEMAVFLLILLVGYIYVWRKGAFEWE; encoded by the coding sequence ATGCCGATCGACTACCTGCCGATTCTCATTCTGGTGATCTTCGCCACAGGGTTTGCCGCCATCGCCCTCATTGTCCCGATGTTCATCGGCCCCCGCAAGCCGGCGAAGAACAAGCTGTACACGTATGAGGCCGGCAAAATCCCCTTCGGGAGCCCCTGGGAAAAGCGCATCTCCATCAAATACTATGTGACCGCCATGCTTTTCCTCCTCTTCGACGTGGAGGTGCTCTTCCTGTACCCTTGGGCGGTGGTGCTCAAGCAGTTGAAGCTCTTCGGCCTGATAGAGATGGCTGTTTTCCTCCTTATCCTCCTGGTAGGCTATATCTACGTATGGCGTAAGGGGGCGTTTGAATGGGAATAG